CAAAAACAAAAACATACAACAGCAGGTATTCGCCAGTGGTCACCCACCTGACTACTAACCTGCCGGTCCAAGATTTAACGTGTGGAGAGCAAACGGGATCCAGTGTATTACTTGGCCTGTGGTCGTATGTGGAAGAATATTGGAACATGTGGCTACACATGCATGGAATCATCAATTGCTACATAAAAAGCCCCGCGCAGAGTTCCTCGTCCGCTCAACTGTAAAGGCTTCGAGTTTGACTCCGCACAGTATCACTTGCATCCTCTTGCCATCAGCGTCGCTCTCGATTGGCTCGACGCGTATTCGCCAATGTGCGCGTTTGATGGTCCACTCGACTTCGGCTTCCTGGTCGTCAGCTCGCAAATGCGATGCATCGTTATCAGCAACCTTGTCACCTCCCCAAAGCCACTCATCCCGTCCGTGGCCTATGCGACGGATACCAACGCAGCCTGTTTCTCTGTCCATGCTGAGctcagcagcagcaccaTCAATCTGCAATGCGCAGTCTGTGTCTAGTCGCACTCGGACACGTCGTTCACTGACACCTGAATTTGCTGGGCTGACTGGCTGTGCAGCCACACCACCTCCAGACTGCAAGTACATGAGTCCCAGAGGCTGCGTCGCTGGTAACCCCATTTTCGACGCTACTACCGAGAATAAAGACGTCACCCGCGCAAGAGTCGAGTTGTAGAACGTTGCCCGAAGGTTCACGTTTAGTGAACCCGACATTGATGCTCGCGGAGCACTTCTCGGTAGATAGAGAGACGTGGTTTCACCTGTAGAGATTTCCAAGACTAACACGTTGCTGTTTGCATGATCGTCTGTGTATGGGCGGGCATAAGACACGTAGCCCGCTCTCAAGACAGCACTGCTACTTGAGGTAGATGGCGCAGGGCTTACAGCGGGGAGACCGTTCGGAGAAAACCCCGTCGATTGCCCACCAGATACGGATTCTGAGTCTGAGTCGCTGGCGAACTTGTCGGGATTGAAGGATATACCAGATTGTCGAATATCTTCCAGGCGCACCAGAATCTCCGACTGTTGACGGTTCAAATTGTATGAGATCTCGCACGGTATCAGCTTTTGCTCAAGCCCTTTGAGATGGAAATACCGAGCATCTCGAAGCAATCGAGCCCGGTGCGCATCGCTGCGAATCTCCATGTTGTAGCCTTGTAGCAACTGCATCAGCTCGCCGAAAATCTCTCCATTCCTACCAGGCACTGAAGGAGGTTTGATTGACGGTGGTCTGAGTAACGAATCACGATCCAGCCCCGGGAAGACTTCTGACGGTGTCGAGAAGAAATGTGCGAACCCAAGTGAAAAGTAGTTTGGACTGTCACCAGGAGCCGAGAAGATATCGCGGGGTACCTGGAAGGGGGTTCCTCCAATGTTCACAAAGATGTCGGTGCTAAACAACTGCTTGGTGAGCCGAGGAACTAAACAGTCAGCTTCATCATTCAGTCTATTTGGGATTGTACAAGCTTACGAGAGTAGAATTGTGCATCTGCAAATAGCTTCACAAAGTGCTCTGCACTCTTGGGGGTAATATGGTACCCTTGCAAATGCAGTGCTATATCGCGAAACGTTTCCGGATCACGGTCGATATACAGCGTCCTCACATCACCAGCTCGGCCACCGTTATCATGTAATTGCTGGCCGAAGAAATGCGAAAAGTACGAGGGTGCTCTAGTGGTCTCAGTTGACAAGCCTTGACTTTGGGTCTGGACGCATGCTTACCATCCGACGATAACGACGCCCCGGATAACCTAAACAATTGGGATCCAATTTGTATTGGAAATACCTTACCCGCAGGTAGTATGTCAAGCCCAGTTGGAGACTCTTGTATCTTCCGTGGTGTCGAAACATCAATCACCCTTCCTTGCGGTCCGGTGCCTTTACTTTGCTCTTTCCGTCGCCCAGTCTGTGTGTTTTCTCGTGACACTGGTTGTGGTGTGACCTCGCTGGTTGCCGTTTGAGCAGTGGTTCGCGACATTGGCGATGGTCGCGGTTCAGCCGGTACTGATCCGATAGGCGATGTCGTCGATGCGTCGGACGATTGTCGTGATTTGTTCTGCCGTTTTGGCGGATTCTCCACGGCGATAGCGCTAGCCTGCGATGCAGCTGAAGTAGGTTCAGAGTCGATCTTTCTCTTCATACCAGTCTGCACGACTGGTCTTTGCTGTTGTTGGGGTTGCTGTGGTTGCTGTGGCTGCGGCTGTAattgatgttgatgatgatgatgctgctgctgttgctgctgcggTCGAACCGATGGAGGCGGAGGCGGCGGAGAGTGTGAGATCTGGGCCTGCAAAGCATTCGGTGTTGGTGTCGCACTTTGGTTCTGCTGGAACACCTGATACGCAGCCTCTCCGGTCGTAACAGGAAGTGGAATACTAAAGTCGTTTGTAGGATTCGCCTGATTCTGGAATTCCTGCACAAGTTCGCCCTGCGGCTCATACTGGTGCGCAAAGTCTGTAAAGTCGACTGAATTGGTCCAATCCCAGCCCGTCGGCGCAGGCCCGAAGCTATAGCCCGCGTATTGACTCGCGACTACTTGGTGTTGTTGGGCGCTGTAGTCGTGATATGCCGCAGAGGCGTCGTAGCCATGCGCCTGGCCCGCCGCCGCAACCTCTGCGGCATTTGTATCGTGGCCCGCATGGTAGCCGTTGTATTGCGGATTCGGTTGCGATGCGCCGCCGCCTGCTTGGTCAGAGGTTTGAAATACAAAGTCTCGAGATGCGGCGCCCGAGCGGTCTGACATTGGCTAGCTACAGCTGGGCAATGGCCTCGCAGTTACAAGCGACAAAACGCCCCGGCGCGAAAACAGCTTCTGATGCGCTGGAGGGAAGAAAACGATGGGTTGCTGATGAAGCGCTGAGTAAGGTCTTGGACTTGACCTCGGCACGGGCACGCTACCGGATCTGGCTGGTCGCTGCTATCGCGACGTGGGCCCGCTGTACGGGGGGAGATACGGGGAGACAGGTTTGTGGGGTGCACCTAAGCCTTTGAGCGATGTCGCGAATATATGGGAATATCACTGCCAGCACTTTCTGGGGTAATCATAGACTCAGCCACCGTCATGATATTCGCACGAGGTCGCGTCGTCGCGTAACGGAAACGAAAAGAGGCGAAGCCGCTGATTCTTGCTCACACTGTTGAATTGCATGTGAGGCTGAGGCTGACAATATCAATCCAAGCTCGGTGATACGGATTGACTGACAATGTGTTCGCATTGGGTGCTGACGTGGGATGGAAACTAAAGCGAGCATCGTCACGTCCCTAGTAGGGAACGTGGTGAGAATCTTGAGATGCTAGCATGGCTTACTACTAATGCTTAGAAGTCGATAGTGCATATGTCGAGCAGATGCTCACATGCCGTACAGTATCCTTTCCATCCAATCAATCACTAAACTCCTCACTTGTGGACTCGTCAGTCATCAGTTCGTCAGTCCCCCATTCCTCACTTTCCCCGATCACTGActcatcttcttcctcgaTTACCTCGACAAAGTACTCTTCTGCTAGAAAAGGGTCGCTTAAACCCTCGAGTCCACACTGTAAACGGAATGACTCCTCAAAAGGGAAACGGTACTTTTTCCACACCCACTTCGTAATAATACCAATGTTGTCCTGTGGATTATAAGACAGCTGCGCCTCCTCGCCCTCAGGCGTCCTCCACTGTTTCTCCTTGTATATGACAACGGCCTTGTGATCCTCCGTCGACTGCTGGTCTAGTATCACAAAGGTGGTAGAACATATAGGGCTTGGGGTGGTTGCGTTATAAACCTCGGTATGCATGTTCTTGAGTTGCTCCAATGTAGCATCGCCCAGTTGTGTGGGCACTACAGTGTCGATGCGTGGTGTTTTAGGGACATCATCAAGTGCCAATGAATGCACAGGTTGGTAAAGTGCGTCCTCCCACTTTACTTCCTCATCTGGACCTTGTTCGCTCGCGAATCTGACGAATTCAGCCCAATGCTGTTGAGATGTTAGTGGTTCTTCGTTCATCCGGTACATGCGGGGGTACCTCAGGTGTGACGTCATGCGTCAGGAAGACTACAGACATCTTGGCATACACGATTGGGTACAACTTGGATACCGCACGTAAGCTTTTTGGAAGAGAAGTGAAACGTGTTTTCAGTTGTACGAGAACGAGATGTATGTAGTTTTATACGATAACCTTAAACTTTCGCAGTCTGCCTAACGCCTCACAGCGCCTTTAGGCAACTACGCTCTGTTGCCTGCGCAAGATATTAGACTAGGTGTCGaatcgtgagtatcggtagagacgtcggctgcttgacacttcggcccgacttcggcccaccttgcgcagagcttaggtgtaccttcgtagcagctatgttcgtagaagatcaataccaataccagtcaccagaagaacctcgttgttgttattcacccgtacgatcgtacaaggcctaccaacactgatcagtgattgcatggcagtcacagacagttaggttagAAGAGACAGATCCTATaaccccgcgcgttccctagatcGCCTATATCAGCGGCGGAGTTATCTGTGCTAAGTTCACTGTTAGCTGTATCAGGCGTCTCATCCGGCTTGAGACCGACCGTTCCAGCCGTATCAGAGCGTTCCCAGACGCAGTCCATACACGCACCGACCCCCACTTGGTCGCGCCattgacccgtgtacaacccacgactACCGACGAGTCCCTGGCGAACGCAGCCAGCAAGGCACACGTCAACAATCTACGACAACCGACGTATCCCTGGCGAACGCAGCCAGCACGGCACGCGTCAACAACAAATGGCGAGCGAAACAGCAAGCAGTAATGGAGGCTGTACACTCACACGAGAGGAGTTgctagggaccacaaaccTAAAGGCAAGAGAGTGGCGTCACATTGATCCAAAGATCTGGGACGATGAGATCGAAGCCCCAGACGACGAGGTAGACGGAActgcagcaacaacgtacattgcgcgtgcgatcGCAGACTACACAGACCGGCCAACAGCAGACGCAGAGCTCTTTGGTGAGTTCtgtcaggactttgaaggcTGGACTGAAGCTATGTTTATGCGCGCGCATGCAACGTATACtaaggaactaaagcggatcctccgctttaagggcGTGTACACTGGCCGTGTTAACATGCCGCCAAGCGAAGCTGTGGCCAAGCTACTGCACAAGGAGGATTGTCCGAAGTGGCCGGACGATCAGTTCCAATCTACTGCCTTCGACGAGCGGTCAGCGGCGTATATGCTGCAACAGCGGAGGCTACTAGGACGACACACTACGGGATCGGTACAACCTACAAACGTAGGGACAGCGAGTCGAGCGCAGAGCCAAACCTCTGCAAGGGCAAGAGACCAAGACGCAGAGGATCAACAAACCGATGTCCAAGACGAGACCCGCACCCGTACCCAGGTCAGCCAACAACTAGCAGATCCGCTTGTAGAGACAATTGAACAGACACCACAGGCAGACGGGCGACACCAGGCGGACCAGCGACAGCAAAGTCATCAACCTCGCTTAACGTACAACAACTTTGACAGATTCCGCGAATACACGCCAGCATACCCACAACGCCCAAAGGGACCGAGCGTCCCTCCAATTATACCTTCAGGGGATACAGACCCATACAAGGCAGTTCCCCCAATCGAGTTTAATAATGGGAAACTAGATCCGAAGACAATCAATGTCTTTACAAAGATGTGGGATCGTGAGAAGAAATACACAGGgaagccgtacgacctcctagacgacaaattgaagatcttctacagcatctgctatcacgcagacatccAGCCAGACCAattccatgcagtctttccacggatcCTGGAAGGCCGTGCGCAAGACTACTACCTCCACTTCGTTGATCAGCGGACAGATACATTCTTGACTGTATACACGAAGCTtaagaaccacttcgacacgGACGTCAACCACAGTCACTACTATgcagactggacgacgacatccTTTGCTAAAGTCCATAGGGAGAATCCTGACAAGACACTCCATGAGGTCCTTGACATTATGCTAGACAAACTCCAGTTATGCCAGAGGGCGCTTGGGCAGCAGTATATGGGAGAATATGCGCTCCGGACCACAGTAATCACAGCATGTCGAGGCGTTAAAGAGTTCGCAATGGCGCTCTACAggccgtctctagaatgcgaggtcCTATTTGGAGATCTACGATCTTCGATTGAAAACTCACTCGCTATGACTACCTCTGTCAACTTCACAGAGGTAGACCAAGGTAACCAGTACTACTTAGACCGCCGGTACAACAGCAATGGAAGAAACCGAGGTGGGTCCCGAGGCGGAACTAGAGGCGCATTTCAAAAAGGCGAACAAAGCTTTGACAGTAGCCGTGGATTCAAGCCACgctggaagaagaagtgCTTTGTCtgccagaaggaaggatgctggtccacaaaccacacagacgaagagcgcaagactGCCCGTGCGCAGTTCTTCTCTATGCTGTATTTTACAGGTGCGCCACCACCCAAGGACTTCTCAGTACACCTTGCAGAGTACGAAGGAATTGAGCACACCAGCCAGTATAACCAGAGAGGCTggaaagaggaggaagactgcgaggatgacgacaATGACGACGGCACTGGCGAACAACAATACTTTGAGCAGCAGTTCTTCaaggagcaatgccttgcagaccaggcgttcttgcatcACATTTCTGGCGACGACATATACGGTCGAGGCGCGCCGTCAGCACCAGCGTCGCAGTTTCTGCTCGAGGACCGCTATACACGATCTCTGTACCAAGGTATCCTCccggatacaggcgctgccaaCGTATCTACAGTTGGCAAAGAGCAGTATCTTGCACTCACACGAGAAGATCCAACAGTTAAGATAGACACATCTACAGCTGGGAAAGCATCTATCAAATTCGGAAAAGGCGAGGCTACAGCGTCTATTGGAACAGTGCAGGTCTCTACAGAGATTGGGA
The sequence above is a segment of the Pyrenophora tritici-repentis strain M4 chromosome 3, whole genome shotgun sequence genome. Coding sequences within it:
- a CDS encoding BTB-POZ domain containing protein, producing the protein MSDRSGAASRDFVFQTSDQAGGGASQPNPQYNGYHAGHDTNAAEVAAAGQAHGYDASAAYHDYSAQQHQVVASQYAGYSFGPAPTGWDWTNSVDFTDFAHQYEPQGELVQEFQNQANPTNDFSIPLPVTTGEAAYQVFQQNQSATPTPNALQAQISHSPPPPPPSTGMKRKIDSEPTSAASQASAIAVENPPKRQNKSRQSSDASTTSPIGSVPAEPRPSPMSRTTAQTATSEVTPQPVSRENTQTGRRKEQSKGTGPQGRVIDVSTPRKIQESPTGLDILPAGKVFPIQIGSQLFRLSGASLSSDAPSYFSHFFGQQLHDNGGRAGDVRTLYIDRDPETFRDIALHLQGYHITPKSAEHFVKLFADAQFYSLPRLTKQLFSTDIFVNIGGTPFQVPRDIFSAPGDSPNYFSLGFAHFFSTPSEVFPGLDRDSLLRPPSIKPPSVPGRNGEIFGELMQLLQGYNMEIRSDAHRARLLRDARYFHLKGLEQKLIPCEISYNLNRQQSEILVRLEDIRQSGISFNPDKFASDSDSESVSGGQSTGFSPNGLPAVSPAPSTSSSSAVLRAGYVSYARPYTDDHANSNVLVLEISTGETTSLYLPRSAPRASMSGSLNVNLRATFYNSTLARVTSLFSVVASKMGLPATQPLGLMYLQSGGGVAAQPVSPANSGVSERRVRVRLDTDCALQIDGAAAELSMDRETGCVGIRRIGHGRDEWLWGGDKVADNDASHLRADDQEAEVEWTIKRAHWRIRVEPIESDADGKRMQVILCGVKLEAFTVERTRNSARGFLCSN